One part of the Ochrobactrum quorumnocens genome encodes these proteins:
- a CDS encoding sugar ABC transporter ATP-binding protein, translating to MQTLLKVESLKKSFGGVAALRDGQLELRAGSVHALCGGNGAGKSTFLSILMGIQQRDGGKIWLRGEEVQYSTPAEALKSGIAIIEQELSPVPHMSVAENIFLGREPSTRFGGIDFKKMNSEAQALLDRLEFDIRATQVMSQLSVAQMQLVEIAKAFSHNADVIFMDEPTSAIGEKEAQHLFKAVERLKAEGKGIVYVSHRLSEIFQIADSYTVFRDGGYVGSGALSDIDRPELIRLIVGRELGEEFIKTNEPTDEIGFEVSDLALPGKIEDISFSVRKGEIFGIYGLMGSGRSEIFNCVFGLDKASKGEIRLEGRQLKVGRPADAMAEGIAFVTEDRKLTGLNLTDSVRANICLASLPEMSPAFAMRQREEAEASAKMIKHFGIKAARDTMPVSGLSGGNQQKVVLGKWFLRNPRLLLLDEPTRGVDVGAKREIYRIICEFTALGGTVVMISSEIDEVLGMSDRILVMRQGRSAGVYDRADTDAQKLVHLST from the coding sequence GTGCAGACGCTATTGAAAGTAGAGAGCCTGAAAAAATCGTTCGGCGGTGTTGCGGCACTTCGCGATGGCCAACTGGAACTGCGTGCAGGTTCGGTCCATGCCCTGTGTGGCGGCAATGGTGCAGGCAAATCCACATTTCTCTCCATTTTGATGGGTATTCAGCAGCGCGACGGCGGCAAGATCTGGCTGCGGGGTGAAGAGGTTCAATATTCGACGCCTGCGGAAGCGCTTAAATCCGGTATCGCGATTATCGAGCAGGAGCTAAGCCCAGTTCCACATATGAGTGTTGCAGAGAATATCTTTCTCGGTCGCGAGCCTTCAACGCGATTTGGCGGCATTGATTTCAAGAAGATGAACAGTGAAGCGCAGGCGCTTCTGGATCGTCTGGAGTTCGACATTCGTGCGACCCAGGTGATGAGCCAGTTGTCGGTTGCGCAGATGCAGCTCGTGGAAATCGCCAAAGCGTTCAGCCACAATGCCGATGTGATCTTCATGGACGAGCCGACATCGGCCATCGGTGAAAAGGAAGCGCAGCATCTGTTCAAGGCGGTTGAGCGCCTCAAGGCTGAGGGCAAGGGCATTGTCTATGTCTCGCATCGCCTGTCCGAGATTTTCCAGATTGCAGATTCCTATACGGTTTTCCGTGATGGCGGTTATGTCGGTTCGGGCGCGCTGAGCGATATCGACCGTCCCGAACTGATCCGTCTGATCGTTGGGCGCGAGCTTGGCGAAGAATTCATCAAGACCAACGAGCCGACAGATGAGATCGGTTTCGAGGTTTCCGATCTCGCGCTGCCTGGCAAGATCGAAGACATTTCCTTCTCGGTCCGCAAAGGCGAAATCTTTGGCATTTACGGCCTGATGGGTTCCGGTCGCTCTGAGATATTCAACTGTGTTTTCGGCCTCGACAAGGCGAGCAAGGGTGAAATTCGTCTTGAAGGCCGCCAGCTGAAAGTTGGCAGGCCTGCCGATGCGATGGCTGAAGGCATTGCCTTTGTGACAGAAGACCGCAAGCTGACCGGGCTTAACCTCACGGACAGCGTGCGCGCCAATATCTGCCTTGCAAGCTTGCCTGAAATGAGCCCGGCATTTGCCATGCGTCAGCGCGAAGAAGCTGAAGCAAGCGCTAAGATGATCAAGCATTTTGGCATCAAGGCAGCGCGCGATACGATGCCGGTTTCCGGTCTTTCGGGCGGTAACCAGCAGAAAGTCGTGCTCGGCAAGTGGTTCCTGCGCAATCCGCGCCTGTTGCTGCTTGATGAGCCGACACGAGGCGTGGATGTGGGCGCGAAGCGGGAAATCTATCGCATCATCTGCGAATTCACTGCGTTAGGCGGCACCGTCGTGATGATTTCATCTGAAATCGACGAGGTTCTGGGCATGTCCGACCGCATCCTCGTGATGCGGCAGGGCCGGTCAGCTGGCGTCTATGACAGGGCAGACACCGACGCACAAAAGCTGGTGCATCTGTCCACCTGA
- a CDS encoding ROK family protein, giving the protein MKSKAANSRTMVHPDTQPITLGKNPERIRDHNRRVVLDVVRRHGPVGRMHIARLTHLTAQAIANIVDELVAENLLMQLGRLKTGRGQPPIQFAVNPSGAMTIGIEMGSTHMVTTVLDLSGVPRKQQVHLVSDTRPEALCAQLRIEIDKIRSEFDARLLGIGVVMPGPFGIEGMTSVGPTTLPGWAGIDAAAVLSAAFGEPVIVENDANAAAVGERLFGAGRAISNFAMIYFGAGIGLGMIQDGSPFRGAFGNAGEIGHISIVPGGRLCSCGQHGCLETYSSVHVLKEKLANAGLFDVSFEKLEELLQDRNPLVLDWVADAAKHLAQMIAIIENILDPETVVLGGMLPNPVIDALISHMDELPISVANRSARTLARVLRGQTGQFTAALGAASLPMFEVMTPKLDMSL; this is encoded by the coding sequence CACTTTGGGTAAAAATCCTGAGCGAATTCGGGATCATAACCGCCGTGTGGTGTTGGATGTCGTTCGCCGTCATGGCCCCGTGGGTCGAATGCATATTGCCCGTTTGACGCATCTGACGGCGCAGGCTATCGCCAATATTGTTGATGAGCTGGTCGCTGAAAATCTTCTGATGCAGCTTGGCAGATTAAAGACCGGGCGCGGCCAGCCGCCGATTCAATTTGCTGTTAATCCGTCTGGTGCGATGACAATCGGAATTGAAATGGGTTCGACCCATATGGTGACGACGGTTCTTGACCTTTCTGGCGTCCCACGCAAGCAACAGGTGCATCTGGTAAGCGACACGCGGCCCGAGGCGCTTTGCGCCCAGCTTCGCATCGAGATCGACAAGATCAGGTCTGAGTTTGATGCGCGTCTTCTTGGGATAGGTGTTGTGATGCCGGGTCCGTTTGGCATCGAAGGCATGACCTCGGTCGGTCCGACGACGCTACCGGGTTGGGCTGGCATTGACGCCGCGGCTGTTCTAAGTGCTGCCTTTGGTGAGCCTGTCATCGTCGAAAATGATGCAAATGCTGCGGCAGTGGGCGAGCGATTGTTCGGGGCCGGGCGTGCTATTTCAAACTTTGCGATGATCTATTTCGGTGCCGGTATCGGTCTCGGTATGATCCAGGATGGCTCGCCGTTTCGCGGTGCTTTCGGCAATGCGGGTGAAATCGGGCATATCTCGATTGTACCAGGAGGGCGGCTCTGCTCCTGCGGTCAGCATGGTTGTCTGGAAACTTATTCATCAGTTCATGTTCTCAAAGAGAAATTAGCGAATGCGGGGCTTTTCGATGTCAGCTTCGAGAAGCTTGAAGAACTGCTGCAGGACAGAAATCCCTTGGTCTTGGATTGGGTAGCGGACGCTGCAAAACATCTTGCGCAAATGATTGCGATTATCGAAAACATTCTTGATCCTGAGACCGTGGTTCTCGGAGGAATGCTGCCAAATCCCGTCATCGACGCGCTGATTTCGCATATGGATGAGCTGCCGATATCGGTCGCAAACAGAAGTGCACGCACGCTTGCCCGTGTGCTTCGCGGACAGACAGGTCAGTTTACGGCGGCTCTGGGGGCGGCCTCGCTGCCCATGTTTGAGGTCATGACACCCAAGCTTGATATGAGTCTATAG